A single region of the Neodiprion pinetum isolate iyNeoPine1 chromosome 5, iyNeoPine1.2, whole genome shotgun sequence genome encodes:
- the LOC124219861 gene encoding telomere-associated protein RIF1 isoform X2 produces the protein MSSSRSEFRRSQVFTAVRTLRGSLDPQEICEALTCIQSAVARPGAVDSLSEGQLKEICKLVLSAFTSGKEILYPEASCTLAAILRSCRDRKLNLFSELMRVNFEARLKIFQLFEGLQDEAVKALSSDKYIVDFLKDCMNSVTAEKMDWIAPDACVDNIKPLQIVEYKTLSTMEQVEEKIVVCVLNLLYRLYKLSTSTTYDECAKFSGMFLDKVATLAYMGHKRQRGPAIQVLQVPNMGNRIRISSPTVWQDYKTMLQNTYCKRMSILVSACEPDWSVLWTTSIQLLGTELHRGAGLINNLLSVEEKAFKSVDTVVRRQAFLSWNLIVDNFALDEQELATVRRIKLLCIPLNAKNSKTEMMTMTKLTVWWHLIYKLFKHIEKFTSPVLTQFLNFCFGPLGDTPLLSSKFNVVPSPGKRFYKTKFIAIDALLQLLSANEKDLELTKSSLEEKLPSPVSAEVFKLCYKTFVHCVGEAMLALTHMELETRGEIIAVFWKTLLARTKDIEDGAALSQIHKEIILLFMALGEYIETKPIIRDTMLDIIIPSLESLPAYIFNFDTMVDLMTIFIKPSMLSKIDRTHHDLIKYLLWRGVKPSEQISYVPNAFEVIKKLVEQLESVNTIPENSNGLFVLWCILCEMVIKYMNDGKEVNEGDAAAHDFKTIQTLMKFPFTRNLVTDVRNIKKIAVTWKNLYGQFDLQANLVSTVKPNEFVSLAISMIQDGIDSNERYAGFAVSCLDGILTTMNYKHVLDTNGFLPIVRLINNLCIINFRVKNFKDTEVALRELSSVLITLYGHAPSKVATCLEAVRPALEHMLGPCKEESLVKEIMSTWETIMSIFKGLGAILSSTMIVSFQKAFQLALRHQEFEIVSQTLSCLDLDEYRNKPLVKKLINDAKSDKVKQESTGLTLPENGDKQTPKFPKQTGSFLNRKIPSPKPITPGPGPSHISKNAAKCPYFPDPDSQEYVVIKNDFKFDANRLTEHQKESLLRRREDIPALYNDLSQSYSQDTQKIQEWFDKEKSKIVNQDTTCKLNSTNALGAGDKNTNIGEANKENKLDPGQTVVTETSETSSKVQTKEVEGEKIKNGENIKITENPSTCERISPTIESSKDVETNLLIAKKLNFESLTEFPKEASSEKKSIETPSTLQNPNTSEEKSKHVKEATKRGVKRKTTGSDSDSEGNICISRKLRKSILPIVSDTQSDSDSIQSTESEKDKKPLSKRTKTEMSRLRINMVFGNDQFLNHPGRRRSKVNYEDEGEAKTDECESCETSKTTRNSKTIRAKGTVKEIKSDPGSQSSQKRKLRNSKSSALDEMSTEKKTVEKKTMEKNTVEKKTMEKNIVEKKTVEKKSEKKLEKKLVDSPSSEDSTNPVSHENTTKKNLSDKSESKDSNEIQELAKEPDLNITENESQESASQNLTSDSEEIVESSQASSTSGSSMLDKKYSNKQCFIRINKMQSLQPGQTIELDVGNEKTKIIKGPEPDSPFKVCTSETTEVSLRESVSENNIDAEKMEEEKEEKENTALQNIKEIDDTTTTPEIIVLTEPVVTAEAKTTSPELRPSLATDVSLSPIRLPSSLLSSCSPKTCQKRYSKLRTVTPQGRTAHMLGLVTKQALAETKSSVSLDEDLASSSKKVKENEEEPAAGKKDRFFVLKEPERLGSPSGSRQEKIFNKMRTTPDKDALSQTMTNHFGNLRNDGEKSSLVKIMDMEHTSTDGTLIDRTGDSNREKTDEENNASLAQDREALPILEWSSANPPSLTASPSASILKRQRQLQIENDAESPTVACKRKRVSFADPPVSKEMGYEITTSTSPHRMSKLSSGSRIFVPRKDSPIRLKQTKIKTFQSSGQFDKEQEMEVDKSLNPTDSQVIDGILNEGKCSSKTEADSDNLTVTSQETQNQTLGIVNNSNNQISLSERGNDSARVTLDNLTMEIEIAAGSPKSKFKTKDAKDIMEQDVNVLEKQNIEETETQQDIFEIVNTAPVIDKCKSLPKRDQKTSPTLGNKTSQDDSSLRYIEMNVPTNPTIQECLTRKESSCIDDLEDTVDIQNVTGLNSTTNSEELFASKPVRTSTHANDAGQSAEFDTLPVTDSVFSNLPFSQSSQVTNDTMELDQPELLDSACPIFPTLIESSEPIDSIVGYLADPLWKSHLSNYFQTKGIETVGNLAQLSEREVNWIPVKRSPKVPFVKSVLEHFEKTAVVSLPSLGTMDNTSQSSVGITPTTSPDLSLTSSTPIAQSSSLCPPLVKLKVRNSMNDCVTCPKKLTKSTETQVSIEELLDEVDASVTLKSAIKRCSAENIIANYRLKMKNMADEDLERATIKMLGIQPKTSVDAHLKTACRASGLEKVLGRLPDIFSHDKNFFTKLLGAYRRKIQAADCMQALDFEEIKTAINKRCTSSDLAELLSRKLKEEADAGITTPMTELSSLQAMLKRMPKDLIISHTVANEELISPLIVLDIALQNNSPADICSALEGQPSTVRNRIFSELCTIQALTTHIEEKNLSDDALTELLKVVAKNLDTTRLLDVFNETLKEKFTQLKPPSNT, from the exons ATGTCGTCCAGCAGGTCAGAGTTTAGGAGGAGCCAGGTCTTCACGGCGGTCAGGACTCTGCGCGGTTCTTTGGACCCTCAAGAAATATGCGAGGCGTTGACCTGCATTCAGAG CGCCGTTGCCAGGCCTGGAGCTGTGGACTCTCTTTCCGAGGGACAATTGAAGGAAATATGCAAATTAGTTCTCTCAGCTTTCACCAGTGGCAAGGAAATTCTCTACCCTGAAGCGAGTTGCACTTTGGCTGCCATTCTTCGATCATGCAGAGATCGCAAGCTCAATTTATTCAGTGAACTGATGCGCGTTAACTTTGAGGCGAG gcTCAAAATATTCCAGCTCTTTGAAGGGCTTCAGGATGAAGCAGTGAAGGCGTTATCTTCTGATAAATACATTGTTGACTTTCTCAAGGATTGCATGAACTCAGTAACTGCTGAAAAAATGGATTGGATTGCTCCAGACGCTTGCGTTGATAACATAAAACCCCTGCAAATTGTTGAGTATAAAACATTGTCCACTATGGAACAGGTAGAGGAAAAAATCGTCGTCTGTGTACTGAATTTGCTGTATAGACTTTACAAATTATCTACTTCCACCACTTACGATGAATGTGCAAAG TTCAGTGGTATGTTTTTGGACAAAGTGGCAACCTTGGCTTACATGGGTCACAAACGACAGCGAGGTCCGGCAATACAAGTACTCCAGGTTCCTAACATGGGAAATCGCATACGCATTAGTTCACCTACTGTATGGCAAGACTACAAAACCATGTTGCAGAATACTTATTGTAAACGCATGTCAATTTTAGTATCTGCCTGTGAACCTGACTGGTCTGTGCTCTGGACTACTAGCATTCAGCTCCTCGGCACAGAACTTCATCGCGGAGCTGGTCTCATAAATAACCTGCTTAGTGTCGAGGAGAAAGCATTTAAATCTGTGGATACGGTTGTACGCAG GCAAGCTTTTTTATCATGGAACCTGATAGTGGACAACTTTGCCCTTGACGAACAGGAGCTTGCTACTGTCAGACGAATTAAGCTACTCTGTATACCATTGAATGCTAAGAACAGTAAAACTGAGATGATGACTATGACAAAACTTACGGTTTGGTGGCATCTGATCTACAAGCTGTTCAAgcatattgaaaaatttactagcCCAGTACTTACTCAGTTCCTTAACTTTTGTTTTGGTCCACTTGGTGACACGCCACTTTTATCATCGAAATTCAACGTTGTTCCTTCGCCCGGCAAGAGATTTTACAAAACTAAATTTATCGCAATTGACGCACTCTTGCAACTTTTGTCTGCAAATGAGAAAGATTTGGAATTAACGAAATCTTCACTAGAAGAAAAACTTCCATCTCCTGTCAGTGCCGAAGTATTTAAGCTATGTTACAAAACGTTTGTACACTGCGTTGGTGAGGCAATGCTTGCCTTGACTCACATGGAATTGGAAACAAGAGGTGAAATAATTGCCGTCTTTTGGAAAACTCTCCTTGCTCGAACTAAGGATATCGAAGATGGCGCTGCACTG TCACAAATACACAAAGAAATTATATTGCTCTTCATGGCATTGGGGGAGTATATCGAAACTAAACCAATCATCAGGGATACCATGCtggatattattataccgagCCTTGAGTCTCTACCGGcttatatatttaattttgacaCAATGGTCGATCTAATGACTATTTTTATAAAACCGTCAATGTTGAGTAAAATCGACAG GACACACCATGATTTAATCAAATACCTGCTCTGGCGAGGAGTCAAACCATCTGAGCAAATATCTTATGTACCAAACGCATTTGAAGTGATTAAAAAGCTAGTTGAGCAACTTGAATCAGTAAATACTATTCCCGAAAACTC AAATGGTTTGTTTGTACTATGGTGTATTCTCTGTGAGATGGTAATTAAATACATGAATGATGGGAAGGAAGTGAACGAAGGTGATGCAGCAGCACATGACTTTAAAACCATTCAAACTTTGATGAAGTTCCCGTTTACACGTAATCTAGTAACTGATGTACGGAat ATCAAGAAGATTGCAGTTACGTGGAAAAATCTTTACGGACAATTCGATCTTCAAGCTAATCTAGTTTCTACAGTAAAGCCCAACGAATTTGTATCATTAGCAATTTCTATGATACAAGATGGCATTGATTCAAATGAACGATACGCCGGCTTTGCCGTATCTTGCCTGGACGGAATATTGACAACAATGAATTACAAGCACGTGCTTG acacaAATGGATTCCTGCCCATAGTCAGACTTATCAACAATTTATGCATAATCAACtttcgagtgaaaaatttcaaggacACTGAGGTTGCGCTTAGAGAACTATCATCTGTATTGATAACCCTTTATGGACATGCGCCCAGCAAAGTAGCGACATGCTTGGAAGCAGTACGGCCTGCACTTGAACACATGCTGGGACCTTGCAAAGAAGAGAGTTTAGTGAAAGAG ATCATGAGTACCTGGGAAACAATCATGAGCATTTTCAAAGGGCTTGGAGCGATCTTATCGTCAACGATGATCGTGTCATTTCAAAAAGCTTTCCAACTGGCCCTCCGTCACCAAGAATTTGAAATCGTGTCTCAAACGCTTTCTTGTCTCGATTTGGATGAGTACAGGAACAAACCTTTGGTGAAAAAACTTATAAATGATGCCAAATCGGATAAAGTTAAACAAGAATCTACTGGCTTAACTCTACCAGAAAATGGAGATAAGCAAACTCCTAAATTCCCAAAACAGACTGGCAGCTTTCTCAACCGCAAAATCCCCAGCCCTAAGCCTATCACACCTGGCCCTGGTCCAAGCCACATATCTAAAAATGCAGCGAAGTGTCCATATTTTCCTGACCCTGATTCACAG GAATACgttgttataaaaaatgacTTTAAATTCGACGCCAATCGGCTTACAGAGCATCAAAAAGAGTCGCTGTTGAGAAGACGGGAGGATATTCCAGCACTCTATAACGACCTTTCACAGTCCTACTCTCAAGACACACAAAAGATCCAAGAATGGTTTGACAAAGAGAAGAGCAAGATTGTTAACCAGGATACAACATGTAAATTGAATAGCACCAATGCCCTTGGTGCAGGTGATAAGAATACAAATATCGGAGAagcaaataaagaaaacaaacttGATCCAGGTCAAACAGTTGTTACCGAAACTAGTGAGACTTCCAGTAAGGTGCAGACGAAGGAAGttgagggtgaaaaaattaagaatggagagaatataaaaatcactgaaaatcCATCGACCTGTGAGAGAATTTCGCCAACTATCGAGTCCTCTAAGGATGTTGAGACCAATCTAttaatagcaaaaaaattgaacttcgAATCGTTGACTGAATTTCCCAAGGAGGCATCTTCTGAGAAAAAATCGATCGAAACACCTTCAACTTTGCAAAACCCAAATACGTCTGAGGAAAAGTCTAAGCACGTTAAAGAGGCCACTAAGAGAGGAGTAAAGCGGAAAACTACAGGGTCGGACAGCGACAGCGAAGGAAACATTTGCATCAGCAGAAAACTCAGAAAATCAATTCTTCCGATAGTCAGTGATACCCAGAGTGATTCTGATAGCATTCAGTCAACGGAGAGTGAGAAGGACAAAAAGCCCTTAAGCAAGAGGACAAAAACTGAAATGTCACGTCTCAGGATCAACATGGTATTTGGGAATGATCAATTTCTCAATCATCCTGGTCGCAGACGATCTAAAGTAAACTATGAGGACGAGGGGGAGGCAAAGACGGATGAATGCGAGTCATGTGAGACATCCAAAACCACTAGAAACAGCAAAACCATTCGCGCTAAAGGTACGGTAAAGGAAATCAAATCTGACCCTGGGTCTCAATCTTCGCAAAAACGGAAGCTTAGAAATTCGAAAAGCTCAGCACTTGACGAAATGTCGACGGAAAAGAAAaccgtggaaaaaaaaacgatggaAAAGAATACAgtggaaaagaaaacgatgGAAAAGAATATAGTGGAGAAGAaaacggtggaaaaaaaatcggaaaagaaattagagaaaaaattggTAGATAGCCCCAGTTCTGAAGACTCGACAAACCCTGTTTCTCATGAAAatactacaaaaaaaaatctgagtGATAAATCTGAATCTAAAGATAGCAATGAGATTCAGGAGCTGGCAAAAGAGCCAGATCTTAATATCACGGAAAATGAGTCTCAAGAGTCAGCTTCTCAGAATTTAACCAGTGACTCGgaagaaattgttgaaagttCGCAAGCATCCTCTACCAGTGGTTCGTCAATGTTGGAcaaaaaatatagcaacaaGCAATGTTTTATTAGGATCAACAAAATGCAAAGCTTACAACCTGGCCAAACAATCGAACTTGAtgttggaaatgaaaaaactaagATCATAAAGGGTCCCGAACCTGACAGCCCGTTCAAAGTATGCACATCTGAGACAACCGAGGTTTCACTGAGAGAA TCTGTTAGCGAGAATAACATCGATGCAGAAAAGATGGAAGAGGagaaggaagagaaagagaatacTGCCTTGCAAAATATTAAGGAAATTGACGATACAACTACAACTCCAGAAATAATAGTGCTGACTGAACCTGTTGTGACAGCTGAGGCGAAAACTACGTCGCCAGAATTGAGACCATCCCTGGCAACTGACGTTTCCTTGTCACCAATTAGACTTCCTAGCTCGCTGTTAAGCTCATGCTCACCTAAAACCTGTCAGAAACGATATTCTAAACTAAGAACAGTCACACCACAGGGACGTACAGCTCACATGCTGGGCCTTGTAACTAAACAAGCGTTAGCAGAGACCAAGTCCAGTGTTTCGCTGGATGAAGATCTTGCTTCGAGTTCTAAAAAGGTCAAGGAAAACGAAGAGGAGCCTGCTGCAGGAAAAAAAGATCGGTTCTTTGTTCTTAAGGAACCGGAACGACTTGGAAGTCCGTCTGGTAGCAGacaggaaaaaatatttaacaagaTGAGAACCACTCCAGATAAGGATGCGTTGTCACAGACAATGACGAATCATTTTGGTAACTTGAGAAATGACGGGGAGAAATCGTCACTGGTAAAGATAATGGACATGGAACACACTAGTACAGATGGTACACTGATTGATCGGACTGGTGACTCGAACAGAGAAAAGACTGACGAAGAAAACAATGCCTCGCTCGCTCAAGACAGAGAGGCACTTCCCATACTTGAGTGGTCCAGCGCCAATCCACCATCCTTAACTGCCTCGCCATCGGCCAGCATTCTCAAACGACAGCGGCAGCTACAGATTGAAAATGATGCTGAGAGTCCAACTGTTGCGTGCAAG AGAAAACGAGTCAGTTTTGCCGATCCTCCAGTCTCTAAAGAAATGGGGTACGAGATAACTACCTCAACATCCCCCCACCGTATGAGCAAACTTTCCTCAGGATCGCGTATTTTCGTCCCACGCAAGGATTCTCCAATACGCTTGAAGCAGACAAAGATTAAAACCTTCCAAAGTTCTGGACAGTTTGATAAAGAACAGGAAATGGAAGTTGATAAATCTTTAAATCCAACCGATTCCCAGGTCATCGATGGGATATTAAATGAGGGCAAATGTAGTTCGAAAACCGAGGCTGACTCTGATAATCTGACAGTAACATCTCAGGAAACCCAAAATCAGACTTTAGGTATTGTCAACAATAGTAACAATCAGATTTCACTGTCAGAGCGCGGAAACGATTCCGCAAGAGTGACCCTTGATAATTTGACGATGGAAATAGAAATAGCAGCCGGATCTCCGAAATCGAAGTTCAAAACTAAAGATGCCAAAGATATAATGGAACAAGATGTAAACGTGTTGGAGAAGCAAAATATTGAGGAGACTGAAACCCAGCAAGACATATTTGAGATCGTCAATACTGCCCCAGTCATCGACAAGtgtaaaagtttgccaaaaaGAGACCAAAAGACGAGCCCCACCTTGGGGAACAAGACTTCACAAGACGACAGCAGTCTGAGATATATTGAAATGAACGTACCGACGAATCCCACTATCCAGGAATGTCTAACGAGAAAAGAAAGCTCGTGCATAGATGATCTTGAGGACACAGTTGACATACAAAATGTGACAGGACTCAATTCGACTACTAATTCCGAGGAATTGTTCGCCAGCAAACCCGTCAGGACCAGCACACATGCTAATGATGCCGGACAATCAGCTGAATTTGACACTCTTCCTGTGACAGATTCAGTTTTTTCCAATTTACCATTCAGCCAGAGCAGCCAGGTCACCAATGACACTATGGAACTTGACCAGCCAGAATTGCTGGATTCTGCATGCCCGATATTCCCCACGTTGATAGAGTCTAGTGAACCAATCGATTCGATCGTAGGATATCTTGCCGATCCTCTGTGGAAGTCACACCTGTCTAACTACTTTCAAACAAAGGGCATTGAAACAGTGGGAAATCTTGCTCAGCTAAGCGAGCGTGAAGTTAATTGGATACCGGTGAAACGGAGCCCTAAGGTCCCCTTTGTTAAGAGTGTATTAGAGCATTTCGAAAAGACGGCTGTCGTCAGCTTGCCATCTCTCGGAACTATGGATAACACATCGCAGTCGTCGGTCGGCATTACCCCTACCACATCTCCTGACTTGTCATTGACTAGCTCTACGCCTATCGCTCAGTCTTCCTCCCTTTGTCCACCCCTAGTTAAACTGAAAGTTAGAAATTCAATGAATGATTGTGTAACATGTCCTAAGAAACTGACTAAATCTACAGAAACTCAAGTGTCGATTGAGGAACTTCTGGACGAGGTTGATGCTTCGGTTACACTTAAAAGTGCGATAAAAAGATGCTCGGCGGAAAATATTATCGCTAATTATAGG TTGAAGATGAAAAACATGGCTGACGAAGACCTTGAACGTGCAACTATAAAAATGCTTGGAATACAGCCAAAGACTAGCGTTGACGCGCATCTAAAAACTGCATGTCGAGCCTCAGGATTAGAAAAAGTCCTGGGTAGACTGCCGGACATTTTCAGCCatgacaaaaatttctttacgaaACTTTTGGGAGCGTATCGTCGTAAAATCCAAGCTGCAGACTGCATGCAGGCGTTGGATTTTGAGGAGATTAAAACTGCTATCAACAAGCGTTGCACGTCGTCAGATCTTGCGGAATTGCTTTCAAGAAAACTCAAGGAAGAGGCAGATGCTGGTATAACTACACCAATGACTGAATTGTCCAGCCTTCAAGCGATGCTGAAACGTATGCCCAAAGATTTGATCATCAGTCACACAGTCGCCAATGAGGAACTCATCTCCCCACTCATCGTATTGGACATTGCCCTACAGAACAACAGTCCTGCTGACATATGTTCGGCCCTAGAAGGACAGCCAAGCACTGTACGAAATCGTATTTTCAGCGAGCTATGCACCATTCAGGCCTTGACGACACAtatagaagagaaaaatttatccgaTGATGCATTAACAGAGCTGTTGAAAGTGGTGGCCAAAAATTTGGATACGACAAGACTCCTTGACGTGTTCAATGAGACTTTAAAAGAGAAATTCACCCAGCTGAAACCGCCGTCAAATACGTAG